From Cardiocondyla obscurior isolate alpha-2009 linkage group LG09, Cobs3.1, whole genome shotgun sequence, one genomic window encodes:
- the LOC139105479 gene encoding lariat debranching enzyme, with translation MRIAVEGCAHGELDIIYDTIQEIERIDGRKIDLLICCGDFQATRNLSDLKCMAVSDKYRDMCTFYKYYSGEKKAPVLTIFIGGNHEASNYLQELPYGGWVAPNIYYLGYAGVVQVAGIRIAGLSGIYKSQHWMQGRYEKPPYTDSTIRSVYHIRNLEVFRLKQLSGKIDIFLSHDWPAGVTKYGDEDTLLKRKPFFKDDIESNTLGSPPCMELLERLYPSYWFSAHLHCKFAALVPEKGGTRVTKFLALDKCLPKRKFLQVLEVRSQEDSSVQLSYDLEWLTILYLTNHLLSVKSSIHYMPGQYGAGRWTYTPTAKEKQTVYEKFGSDLRIPLNFTQTVKPYDPCDTNTRIERPQLQINDQTTRFCQILSIDDPSTLLQIIANSSKDNSRSSEVSMETSGEYASDSMDISFEEKNVFSSTFEENLSNKYFIDSSPTNPKSDGDESDNVDTSKSTLDETADSSTTFTDPATIDDSNEQSNCVQTEPNCKKFKRRNYSLYSNTF, from the exons ATGAGGATCGCCGTAGAGGGTTGCGCTCATGGCGAGCTGGACATTATTTACGATACCATACAGGAAATCGAGAGGATTGACGGTAGGAAGATTGATTTGCTCATTTGTTGCGGCGATTTTCAAGCCACCAGAAATTTAAGTGACTTAAAATGCATGGCGGTGTCGGACAAGTACCGAGACATGTGTACATTTTACAA ATATTATTCTGGTGAAAAGAAAGCTCCTGTGTTAACCATTTTTATTGGAGGCAATCATGAAGCTTCAAATTACCTACAGGAATTGCCATATGGGGGATGGGTTGCACCTAACATTTATTATCTTGGATATGCAGGTGTGGTGCAAGTGGCTGGAATCAGAATTGCAGGACTTTCAGGCATATACAAAAGCCAACACTGGATGCAAGGACGTTATGAGAAACCTCCATATACTGATAGCACTATACGAAGTGTTTATCATATTAGAAATTTAGAAGTGTTTAGATTAAAACAA ctcTCTggtaaaattgatatatttttatcacatgATTGGCCAGCAGGGGTAACAAAATATGGAGATGAAGACACATTGTTGAAACGAAAACCGTTTTTTAA GGATGATATAGAAAGCAATACGCTCGGCAGCCCTCCATGCATGGAGTTGTTAGAACGTCTTTATCCGTCCTACTGGTTTTCTGCGCATTTGCATTGCAAGTTTGCGGCGCTTGTTCCTGAGAAAGGGGGAACCCGAGTGACGAAGTTTTTAGCGTTAGATAAATGTCTACCGAAACGGAAATTCCTTCAGGTGCTGGAAGTGCGTTCGCAGGAAGACAGCTCAGTGCAACTGAGCTACGATCTAGAGTGGTTGACGATACTTTATTTGACGAATCATCTGTTAAGCGTTAAGAGCAGTATCCACTATATGCCTGGTCAATACGGTGCCGGCAGATGGACTTACACGCCTACGGCAAAAGAGAAGCAGACTGTATATGAGAAATTTGGTTCTGATTTGCGTATTCCTCTTAATTTCACTCAAACGGTTAAACCGTACGATCCGTGCGACACAAATACTCGAATCGAACGGCCGCAGCTGCAGATAAACGATCAAACTACACGATTTTGTCAGATACTGAGCATCGACGATCCTTCTACCCTGCTGCAAATCATCGCGAACAGTTCAAAAGATAATAGTAGGTCGAGCGAGGTGTCAATGGAGACGTCCGGCGAGTACGCATCCGATTCTATGGACATATCGttcgaggaaaaaaatgtgTTCAGCTCCACTTTCGAAGAGAATTTGTcgaataagtattttattgaCAGCTCGCCGACGAATCCTAAAAGCGACGGTGACGAATCTGATAACGTGGACACGAGTAAAAGTACTTTGGATGAAACCGCTGACAGTTCAACTACATTTACAGATCCCGCTACGATAGACGACA GTAACGAACAATCTAATTGCGTCCAAACTGAGCCGAATTGCAAGAAGTTCAAACGTCGAAATTATTCTTTGTATTCTAACACATTCTAA